In the Topomyia yanbarensis strain Yona2022 chromosome 3, ASM3024719v1, whole genome shotgun sequence genome, one interval contains:
- the LOC131690994 gene encoding prion-like-(Q/N-rich) domain-bearing protein 25 — MYKSVILILALGLFLPVISANDIIDLSCENDTDCEIFWNTVSNSSCVSGQCQCVDPETGNKTLCKPMVSKASNQIGGICPCIADNSFCHEKTQLCVCKEGFQPNRAGKKCISKSVPLGEPCEIDEQCIQHDHFSRCDEIQHNCTCSNHFVIYMDTCHSIIATGNASCEQDTDCSSSVVDSVCHDNQCICDKGFVANAENTSCLIVAQYEQPCIDSNQCIAQLGVGSLCKDAKCVCNEQYFPFTVQSYNNATAEHKVMNVCTRKITHGSSCNDSKDCYQFHRGPHEQNMECFLGECVCSSGSYEKDGVCVSYSSASVLVVSPVLAFLVMSAILFA; from the exons ATGTATAAATCTGTTATATTAATTTTGGCCCTCGGGTTGTTCCTACCAGTTATTAGTGCCAATG ACATAATCGATCTATCCTGCGAAAATGATACAGACTGTGAAATATTCTGGAACACCGTGTCCAACTCCTCGTGCGTCTCTGGTCAGTGTCAATGTGTGGATCCGGAAACCGGCAATAAGACTTTGTGTAAACCAATG GTCTCAAAAGCCTCCAATCAAATAGGCGGAATTTGTCCGTGTATTGCGGATAATTCATTTTGCCACGAAAAGACTCAGCTCTGCGTTTGTAAGGAAGGGTTTCAGCCGAATAGAGCCGGGAAAAAGTGTATCAGCA AATCTGTCCCGTTGGGAGAACCATGTGAAATCGACGAGCAGTGTATTCAACATGATCATTTCTCACGTTGCGACGAGATCCAGCATAACTGTACCTGTTCGAACCACTTCGTGATCTACATGGACACGTGTCATTCCATTATTG CCACTGGGAACGCATCCTGTGAGCAGGACACGGACTGTTCCAGCAGTGTCGTCGATTCCGTTTGTCACGATAATCAATGTATATGTGACAAGGGATTTGTGGCAAACGCAGAAAACACGAGTTGCCTGATAGTAGCTCAGTACGAGCAGCCCTGCATCGATTCGAACCAATGCATCGCTCAACTTGGCGTCGGTTCCCTTTGTAAAGATGCCAAATGTGTGTGCAATGAGCAGTATTTCCCATTCACAGTACAATCCTACAACAATGCCACAGCGGAGCACAAAGTGATGAATGTTTGTACTCGAAAGATCA cGCATGGATCGAGCTGCAACGACAGCAAGGATTGCTACCAATTTCACAGAGGTCCTCACGAGCAGAACATGGAGTGCTTCTTGGGAGAGTGCGTCTGCTCTTCAGGAAGCTACGAGAAGGACGGCGTTTGCGTTAGCTACA GTTCGGCATCAGTTCTAGTCGTCTCGCCGGTGCTTGCGTTCTTAGTAATGAGTGCAATACTATTTGCCTGA